A window from Thermodesulfobacteriota bacterium encodes these proteins:
- a CDS encoding branched-chain amino acid ABC transporter permease: protein MSYLFQSLFNGLLAGCIYALFAMGLTMVYRVLNFVNFAHGELIMWGAYFLYLFMGSPFYFPLYVALLPALGSTMLLGLGMDRVAFQPLRQANRLTLLIAALGLSFFLRNGAQLFWGAELRTYGFEIQRGWKIFHIRITANQMAIILTTLACILMVYLLLYRSKIGKSMRAVSDNLELARVTGIDVKKTIQFTWIISSALACVGGILLALDTNLQPGMGMINLVKAFAAILLGGVGKVWGALWGGIFIGLAENLGVLFISTGYKDSIAFGIMVLLLLLKPSTLGVDQE, encoded by the coding sequence ATGTCCTATCTTTTCCAATCCCTCTTTAACGGCTTATTGGCGGGTTGTATCTATGCCCTGTTTGCCATGGGACTCACCATGGTGTATCGGGTTCTGAACTTTGTCAACTTCGCCCATGGAGAATTGATCATGTGGGGCGCCTATTTCCTTTACTTATTCATGGGCAGCCCCTTTTACTTTCCCCTGTATGTGGCTCTCCTCCCTGCGCTTGGCTCCACGATGTTGCTCGGTTTGGGGATGGACCGGGTTGCGTTTCAACCCCTCCGCCAGGCCAATCGCCTCACCCTCCTCATCGCGGCCCTGGGCCTCTCGTTTTTTCTCCGGAACGGGGCTCAACTCTTTTGGGGAGCCGAACTCCGGACCTACGGGTTCGAAATCCAACGAGGGTGGAAGATCTTTCACATCCGCATCACCGCGAACCAAATGGCGATCATCCTCACCACCTTGGCTTGCATCCTGATGGTCTATCTCCTGCTTTATCGGTCGAAAATCGGAAAATCGATGCGGGCCGTCTCGGACAATCTCGAATTAGCCCGGGTGACGGGAATCGACGTGAAAAAGACCATCCAATTCACCTGGATCATTTCTTCGGCCCTCGCTTGCGTGGGGGGCATTCTGCTGGCCCTCGACACGAACCTCCAGCCGGGAATGGGGATGATCAACCTGGTCAAAGCCTTTGCGGCCATCCTTCTTGGAGGGGTCGGGAAGGTATGGGGAGCTCTCTGGGGGGGGATTTTCATTGGGTTGGCGGAGAATCTTGGGGTACTGTTTATCTCGACGGGATACAAAGATTCGATCGCTTTTGGGATCATGGTGCTCCTCCTCCTTTTAAAACCGTCTACCCTTGGGGTGGACCAGGAATAA
- a CDS encoding ABC transporter substrate-binding protein, translating into MRKIRYLFFIFSGFSLIFAPVVNSQETYKVGAAIALSGSIAVYGEGFKKAIDLATEEINGKGGIKGKKLEIIYEDNKSTPKDCVNAVRKLITVDKVPVIIGPAASSNFMAAAPVAQESKVVMISAQGAAPGLTKAGEYIFRVFPSDVLQGKGISDLCLQLKFMEVPIMYVNNDWGLGLKNVFVENFKKAGGKVLDEIPYEEKKTDYRTELLRATKGNPKAVVNLTYIVEGSVMFKQAYEMGIQTQWIVGSAAKAPKLVELAGKAVEGIIGTYPVFSQETKEYQAFRSLWTKKYGDAKIPIFAEYNYDMVHLIAKAIERGGYTSDGIRKALFEVARGYRGVTGDKTFDQDRGVGSEYGVWTIKDGQIIDYKK; encoded by the coding sequence ATGAGGAAAATCCGTTACTTATTTTTCATCTTCTCTGGCTTCTCACTCATTTTTGCCCCCGTCGTAAATTCCCAGGAGACCTACAAAGTCGGGGCAGCCATTGCCCTTTCAGGAAGCATCGCCGTTTATGGAGAAGGATTCAAAAAAGCGATCGATCTGGCCACCGAGGAAATCAATGGCAAAGGCGGAATTAAAGGAAAGAAACTCGAAATCATCTATGAAGATAACAAAAGCACTCCCAAGGATTGTGTCAATGCCGTTCGAAAGCTGATCACCGTCGATAAAGTGCCCGTGATCATCGGGCCGGCTGCAAGCTCCAATTTCATGGCCGCTGCGCCCGTCGCCCAAGAAAGTAAGGTCGTCATGATCTCGGCCCAGGGAGCCGCCCCCGGCCTGACTAAAGCCGGAGAGTATATCTTCAGGGTCTTCCCCTCCGATGTCTTGCAGGGGAAAGGAATTTCGGACCTTTGCCTCCAGTTGAAATTTATGGAAGTCCCTATCATGTATGTGAACAACGATTGGGGACTTGGCCTCAAGAATGTTTTTGTAGAAAACTTCAAAAAGGCGGGTGGAAAGGTGTTAGACGAAATTCCTTACGAAGAGAAGAAAACCGATTACCGGACCGAACTGCTCCGGGCGACCAAGGGAAATCCGAAGGCGGTCGTCAATCTCACCTATATCGTCGAAGGGTCGGTCATGTTCAAACAGGCCTACGAAATGGGCATACAAACCCAATGGATCGTCGGCTCGGCGGCAAAAGCCCCAAAATTAGTGGAATTGGCGGGGAAAGCGGTGGAAGGGATTATCGGCACTTATCCTGTGTTTTCTCAGGAGACCAAGGAGTATCAAGCTTTCCGGTCTCTCTGGACAAAGAAATATGGAGACGCTAAGATTCCCATCTTCGCGGAATATAACTACGATATGGTCCATCTCATCGCCAAAGCCATCGAAAGAGGAGGGTATACCTCTGATGGGATCCGAAAGGCCCTCTTTGAGGTGGCCAGGGGATATCGAGGAGTCACAGGGGACAAAACCTTCGATCAAGACCGAGGCGTTGGCAGTGAATATGGCGTCTGGACCATTAAGGACGGGCAGATTATCGATTATAAAAAATAA